One genomic window of Monodelphis domestica isolate mMonDom1 chromosome 1, mMonDom1.pri, whole genome shotgun sequence includes the following:
- the CRIP1 gene encoding cysteine-rich protein 1 — protein sequence MPKCPKCQKEVYFAERVTSLGKDWHRPCLKCEKCGKTLTSGGHAEHEGKPYCNHPCYAAMFGPKGFGRGGAESHTFK from the exons ATGCCCAAGTGTCCTAAGTGCCAGAAGGAAGTGTATTTTG CTGAACGAGTAACATCCTTGGGGAAGGACTGGCATCGCCCCTGCCTGAAATgtgaaaaatgtggaaagacacTGACATCAGGAGGTCATGCAGAG CATGAAGGGAAGCCCTATTGTAACCATCCCTGCTATGCAGCCATGTTTGGGCCCAAAG GCTTTGGAAGAGGCGGTGCTGAGAGTCATACCTTCAAGTAA